A single window of Ovis canadensis isolate MfBH-ARS-UI-01 breed Bighorn chromosome 17, ARS-UI_OviCan_v2, whole genome shotgun sequence DNA harbors:
- the CRYBA4 gene encoding beta-crystallin A4, translating to MSLQCTKSAGHWKIVVWDEEGFQGRRHEFTAECPSVLELGFETVRSLKVLSGAWVGFEHAGFQGQQYVLERGEYPSWDAWSGNTSYPAERLTSFRPVACANHRDSRLTIFEQENFLGRKGELSDDYPSLQAMGWDGNEVGSFHVHSGAWVCSQFPGYRGFQYVLECDHHSGDYKHFREWGSHAQTFQVQSIRRIQQ from the exons ATGTCTCTGCAGTGCACCAAGTCGGCGGGACACTGGAAG ATCGTGGTGTGGGATGAGGAGGGCTTCCAGGGCCGGCGGCATGAGTTCACGGCTGAGTGCCCTAGCGTGCTGGAGCTTGGCTTCGAGACTGTTCGATCTTTGAAAGTGCTGAGTGGCGC GTGGGTGGGTTTTGAGCACGCCGGCTTCCAAGGGCAGCAGTATGTGCTGGAGCGGGGCGAGTACCCATCCTGGGACGCCTGGAGCGGCAACACGTCCTACCCCGCGGAGCGGCTCACCTCCTTCCGGCCGGTGGCCTGCGCT AACCACCGCGACTCGAGGCTGACCATCTTCGAGCAGGAgaacttcctgggcaggaaaggaGAGCTGAGTGATGACTACCCCTCTCTACAGGCCATGGGCTGGGATGGCAATGAAGTGGGCTCCTTCCACGTCCACTCGGGGGC CTGGGTTTGCTCCCAGTTTCCTGGCTACCGAGGCTTTCAGTACGTGCTGGAGTGTGACCACCACTCAGGCGACTACAAGCACTTCCGGGAGTGGGGTTCTCACGCCCAGACCTTCCAGGTGCAGAGCATCCGAAGAATCCAGCAGTGA